A stretch of DNA from Pectinophora gossypiella chromosome 23, ilPecGoss1.1, whole genome shotgun sequence:
cgtcacagtgtgctttttcatacaaattccgtagtaattttgtgtctggacttttagtaaaaagtaactgatttgactagttggacactACTCCattaaacgtgacaaaatgtcgcaattattataacatttttctttattaaacttcatcatcataatcataaactgcctatatacgtcccactgctgggcaaaggcgtcccctcaatcaaccggagggggtatggagcatactccaccacgctgctccactgcgggttggtggaggtgtttttacggctaatagccgggaccaacggcttaacgtgccttccgaagcacggaatcatcttactttttcataaataaggtaaatagaaaaaaggcaACGTTTttggtcacctttagatctgtctttattaatttattacctggaaaactacccaattgtaagtcataaataatttaaatgtaatgtgagccatgtcaggggcttttggcggctcaatagtaaccctgacaccagggttgatggggttggtaatccaccccacaacccacacgatagaggaagagatttaaatgtaattatgatgatgaacttaCCCTGATGTTTAGTAACGTGCTTCCTCAAACTCTTGATGCTGAGGAACTGCTCCTGACATACTCTGCATTTGTAATGATACCCAACCACCTGAAACACGATAATTGACGTACTTAATAAGTTATAGTAGGTattatggaggagctcggtggcgcagcggtaaacgcgctcggtctgcgaatgttgaagttaagcaactttcgcaaaggccggtcataggataggtgacctcaaaaaaaagttttcatctcaagctcctccgtgcttcggaaggcacgttaagccgttggtcccggctgcattagcagtcgttaataaccatcaatccgcactggacccgcgtaatggtttaaggcccgatctccctatccatccatacggaaggcccgtgccccagcagtgggcacgttaatgggctgataatgctGAGGTATTATGGATGGACAAACTTCACATGAATTGCCACCACCACAAGGCTATACAGAGATCGAATTACTTATCAACAAAACAAACTGGCCCGGAGTTTAAGTGACAACCACTATATGAGACGCCTCAAAAGGACGCACACATGGGATAACATACAGTAACACCTTAATAAAAGTAGCCATCTAATGAAGGGGCCTATCCTGCACGCCACtaaaaccaaaccatcaaaactgcttatggtcagtcgaccaaaaaaaaaagggtaTTATGGATAAGGCAAAGGAGGGAAAGAGACGTAATACAATTATAACTTACGTTTATCAATAGAACATACCACCAAATAATTTGTACCACTTATTGTGGTAGATTCAtgttcataacccacacgatagaagttccAAACTtatgcggcggaaaattccacttgatatttttcggtatggtatcactaacaccttgttcGAGTATACAGTGTACAATACATATTGTGGAAGTGGAAtttactgtcggaaaattaaaaaacgcagggcgggatgacgtcagctgagctaaccttgaaatgttagctgtcacttttgagtatACCTGTAGGCTCtacacggtaaccgcgccgcgcgcggcgcgaattatatcgaggccttcgaccaatagccgtttgacgtccatctatgtagatagcattcgcatcataattaaaacacatagtaacggattcttaccgcgtttaaagcagggatacgagactcccgatatttcgacactgttgcaagtgccatgatcacgggatgactgatgatgattatgatgagcaacagtgtcgaaatatcgggagtctcatatccctgctttaaacgcggtaagaacccgttattatgtgttttaattatgataataaccgcgtaaacttaaaataaagcattcgtatcgtttattggtcgaagcgctcaatataattgacgcagcgcgcggcgcggttgtcatgcagaccccactggttttcttataccatggtttgtatttgtatcaagtgtccggggtgtggttatggtgtcacttaacagcctgtatacttaCAGAAGCTAAAGTCCTGGATATGATGCCGCGATTCTTCCTCACGTCCTGAGGAGTGTGGTTGGTCTTCAAATGAGTCAGCAAGTTGTACACGCTGACGAAGTTACGCGAGCACATGTGGCACTTTACCCCGTCCTCTGTAAGAGTggaatataagtaaatattaacataactcggtggcgcagcggtaaacgcgctcggtctgcgattgttgaagttaagcaactttcggaaagcccggtcataggatgggtgaccacaaaaaaaaaattcatctcgagctcctccgtgtttcggaaggcacgttaagccgttggtcccggatgcattagcagtcgttaataaccaccaaacggcactgggcccgcgtggtgatttaaagcccgatctccctatccatccatagggaaggcccgtgccccagcagtggggaccttaatgggctggtgatgatgattaacaTAACATTGGACACAATTatgattatcaagtgctcagcggtgaaggaatacatcgtgagcaacccacattcccgagaaatgcatttaccgagctatgtgacctaaccagtattgggctggttttcccttcgcgggttggaaggtcaaacaggcagttgcttctgtaaaaaaccgcacttgtcaaatcttcaggttaggtaagcggaccctgtgaaaaactggataatgctagggagatgattatgattatgagtttatccatgataattacgttgaataaatgtttctgattttcACGATTtgagcccggttaatggcaataggctcgccctctagatggggcttaaacatttcaaagttatgttatgttaataacataacacaaatcGTAAGCTGAtgaccatatcccaattggggtaatcagagataGATCCAtaacaagatgaaataagtacccacacctcaccatactttctattagacctacgctcacgagcattaatatgtatacactttggtaccatgtcacattaacttttttaacaaattgaactgtaagtctcactaaatgtcaaatatgatagtgcgacagagtcttacagtgggtaggtacattatattgctcatgactgtacatgataggtggtgagccgtatcgccgtctataacggtcgagctaactgtgttagtgaattctgcatttaagataaattagtaactcattagtgcaagtccgggaCAACATTGACTTCCTCATAATAAAAGCTTCAGTTAATAGACAATAATGTATGGTCATTGCAAATGACAAATGATGGATTTGTAAAGTTCTTTATTCAATGCAATTTGTTAATTGAGTTGTTTTCTCGACACAGTCAAAGAAAAAACAACCATTTCATTAGCAAAAATACTGCTTATGAGAAAAGATTTTAACAATTTTTCTTAACGACTTGTTAATAGGTGATTTTCAATTGATAACCGTACCTTATCTTGTGTAAACTTAGAATAGTTACGTTTATGaacaatacttatttttatttctgaagtCACAACATTACTACAGATACAATTAGTAAATTAGTAAATCTACTTAATTACGTACTAAATGACAAATGTGCCAACATAGAATAGAGAGAAGTATGGATAAAATCAAACTAACTAATATTAGGGAAAaggatgtgatccagccgatttcggcaacggcgactgcttcaactccgacgttcatgtgctcgcatgtggcttatatagccaatcttattggaaaaaatcctcgcacatagtgggcatgtgagtacaccatttaaatatgcataattgatcgccgtaggcggtcggactttcaattcatcgcgcttggcgtcaagctctaagcgccgtcgATGTTCAAATTCATAAACTTTGGTGTGAACCAAAGCTCTCCATTCCGGGCGAAACCACCATTCCAGCCGCTCCCATTCTAGCCGCTAATTAGGGAAAAGACCCAAGTAGAAGACGTCACATATACAGCAAGAAAGCTGAAATGGAAACGGATAGGCCACACAATTCGAAGTAGGAGAGAGAAATGGTCTAAGGACATCACCATGTGGTACCCATGGATGGGAGGATGAAATTAAATGGCATTGGATCGGGAATAGTGGTGCGCTcttggggaggcctttgccaaagGGCAAACTGGCACATAAGAAAATAGAGAATAAACTACTATGATACTTTAATATTTATAGAAACTATAGTTATGTTATGCAAAAAAAAAGTCagtaataatggtgctaattcctgtaaataccatctaattttattttaagttatatctgtcattttcttattcgccgaaaaggaaagggacgggtaatcgacaagcataaaatttatggaacacacgtcaattttaagcacaaatctaaaccaaccgtctaaaattttacatcagtcaataacccgacacagttaagtagacagcacgtcaaacggattgcataccaggacgtacctttttgattcgctcgggatattcattcatttactcattcttcctaaaattaagagctgtgaatcatccgtccctttccttttcgacggatatgaaaatgacggatataacttaaaataaaattaggcggtgtctgcaggaatcggggccattggcttatattattattattatattattaaattagtcCCTGCTTACACCTGCGGGGAATAggattgtgtatgtgtgtatgtacgtacGGTCAGTCTTCCTCCGAACGCCCCTCCAGGAGGCTTGGAAGCAGGGCGCGCACACCTTACAGCACGCCACCTCCTTCAGAACCCGCTTCTCTTTGGTCTCATCTTCTTCGTACTCCATGTCTTCActggaaatattaaataacattataaactCATGTCTTTGATATCCAATGAGGTTGGAGAATGTCACCAGAGATCAGAACATGAGAACTAAGACAAAGGATTCCTCATCTTCTTCTAATCTTCTTATCCCCTGTTGGAatatagggctcgaataacagatttccactcctcgcgattttTTATAGCCTCTGTTGCTTGCTCCCATAATATGCCGAGCGTTtttaactctcggtcaaccgaacctcgccaggtctctttgggccgcccccttttgcgttttccacgcgcacaccaggtcagagctcgtcgggacgggtgctCCACATGTCTTCTAAGGACATAGCCAATCCATCGCCATTACCGTATGCGGATGtcagcctccacagtattttgcccagtcaatctccacagttctgtgtttgttttaggccagaagattcttaataaaaaaaataatagtcatTTGGATTGGATTGCTAGACATCTTTTTCCAGTAGATGCCTTGTACGTCTTTCCccagtagcatagaataaggagtaatactacatatagaatggcaactctctgctccccaccagtggctgaaaTAGGTTTTCCTCACCCtgcctcggtcttactttagtttatcgtacggcgtcagatgtcacacacacagatgcaagtgtatgataatggccccgattcctggagacactgtctaattttattttaagttatatctgtcatatcTGGCATCCTAAAAGTTAGAAGAAAAGACAGAGTGAGACTGACCGATATAAGGAAAAAGACGAAGGTCAAAGACATAACAGAACACATAAGAAAAATCAAATGGCGTTGGACTGGACATATGATGCGAGAAAAAATTGAGAAATGGACAAAAGACGTAACCGAGTGGTACCCCAGATACGGaacaagaaagagaggaagaccaattaagagatgggaagaagagataaaaaatacagcaggaaatatgtggagaaggctggcgagagacagggataagtggaaagagctggaggaggcctttgtcaaaagacaaatggacgaagagcataattaaacacatcttttttttttcttttttaatattatgtataagcaaaaaaaaaaaaaaaaaaaaaaaaaaaattaagttacaataagtccataataaaggctatatctatctatctatctatctatctatctgtcattttcatatccgtcgaaaaggaaagggacggatgattcacagctcttaattttaggaagaatgagtaaatgaacgtgtcgggttattgactgatgtaaaatttttagacggttggtttagatttgtgcttaaaattgacgtgtgttccataaactttatgcttgtcgattacccgtccctttccttttcggcggataagaaaatgacagatataacttaaaataaaattagatggtatttacaggaattagcaccaatgtcaatgtgtagtatctgtgtaaaattaggtttttgtatgaacatACTCGAAAGAGAGACCTCTTTTTATTTACGCCTCCTCTATTATAATATCTTATGTCTAGTGACTTAAAAATTGAATGAATCTTGTGTAACTTCGGTAAACAAATGTAGATAAACACTCACCTATTCTGTCCCCCAAGCATTCTATAAACAGCAGATACTGCCTCCTTTGGTTTGTAAACAACGAGAATGTCTCCGTCTTTCTGGTCTTCCTTTGTCAGTATGGCTTCACATACATGCTTGTTGTACTTTGGATGCCCTGGAAGAAGCTGGTATGAACCCAGCATTTTCTTCTCCCGGTATTTTGGTAAGATACTTGAGAATGTTTCAGTTTTTTTCTCTCCGTTTTCATTCTCTGTAGTTGACTTACCCCAAATAGTTGTGTCAATTTTACCTGTAATGAAAAGCAATCTGTTGAAAGTTGATTTGTCATTTTGTGTTCAATAatcagttaatttattttttagttttttattggaTTAGGTCTGAGCAGATTAGAAGTGAGAGTCCAGCATTTTTCTGACTCAGCTACCATGGCTggatacttaattaatttttttttttcaaattacctGTGGTTTTATTTTTCACATTCCTAAGTACAATGGTCTTTGTAGAGGATACCACCGTCCCTTTATCCACTCTTAGTGATCCATCACACTTTTTAAACTGATCAAGACAAAGGTTGTTCCAGTTACGCAGCCTCCTCAAGTCATTATCATCTTTTTTGATTGCTTTCACTGGAAGGCACAGAGGATCATCATAGTCTGGGATCTTTATGTCCAGCTTCTTTCTTTCAACTATAGAATAAAGTGGAGTTGGTTTTTTTTGAGGTGGACCAGGCcgtttttctttaattaaaaatcGCCTTTCGTATTTCCGTGCAACATCTTGTTTCTTCACCGTCAAATTCGGCAAATTCTTTAACTTTTCTACGTAAGTTTTATTTGTATGGGCAGTGTTATGGTTTACATAGTACATCGATTTTGAAGCCACAGGTTTTAAAGTGTATTGAGTTCTTTTCGTGggaagttttctttttttacgctGGGGCAGGTCCTCCCCTGGGACATAGTCGGAATCTTCGTCACTCCTATGTTTCCTTTTAGACTCTACAATTTTTCTTTCAACAAGCAAAGGATCTATTTGGTTTTGAATATCATCAACACTTCGAACGTATTCTATCACCGGTAAACTCTGCAAGTTTTGAACATACTGCTGAACGAGATTCTCGTCCTCATCAAGGTACTCTATTTCACCGTCGTCTTCCATCATGATGCAGAGTTGCAGGGAAAATCAACACTAACACAAAACAAACCAACACAAacggatcaattttttttttttggtttggttttccccgaagggtaaggcaaagggaactatgcccatacagccatgtctgacgtatttttttttcttgatgattaatgaaatgatgaaaggtgatgatgatgaaacctaagcccccaccctcggagtagactcctactccgaaccccaaacgaattaactcaaaagtccgcataaacttttgagttatgaagcggcttcctgacacgaagcgaaaataggcagatacactttgtttattgaatactccaatataataacactcgcgaatgtcttccgactaacttaatgcgatcattaaccacaaaacaccacttcgtattaattatttagattattcaatgaagaaagcaactgtcccgttcccgcctcccgccaaaaagccacaaACGGATCAATCTAACAGAAAATAGGGTTATCTGTCAACTCATGTcagctgtattttttttaacactgACTCACCATAGACAAATAATGCAGGTCATTCACTAAACtccattttaaataagtatgatGGACGCAGAAGTGTACGTTCCCACATACATGGTAAAATTAGTTACAGTCAGTCTATATAGATTGGCTGAAAAAACATCCTTGACAAATGCATAATTGTTCAGTTATTTGCTACAAAACAGGTCTGGCCGTCAAAATTACATAAAAGATGGCGTTAGCTTTATCAAatcattaatttcatttcacatttttgacatttactcTGATTCCGTGGTGTCCTTATATGAAATGAAGACTACTAAATGTAAAGGAAGCAATTATGTTATGATCGAAGCAaatcgaattccatagtctttccGTACCCCAGTAGggaatgggcgtgagtttatgtatgtacttattatttattactatttatttcttgtaaaatttaaaaaaacataagacatgttccatctatatttatattatttccttagtagataagtatatattatttattatacttttttctttttttttttgttatgttggtatcattatatgtttattgcaccagcccgtgctccaatgaataatcttctttcaccctaaggttgcctggcagaaattgctgtttagcaataaggccgcctattgtgctgatgttttattcgtatgtttatttcctttatatatattcttgtgcaataaagtattattgattgcttgattgaatttattattaggtatagcTCCTATCTCATACCGGACCATTACTTCGATAATATTTCCCAAATCATCACGTCTGATGTATCGTGTAAAGTtataaagtttataataaaatcgTGGCCCCATCCTCCTGAAGTAATTACACAGTCCGATCCCGACGCATCGGTTCCGATGGATAAGGTATCAACTCCTCTTCGTAATGAttgttttgaatatttatttattgatgatTTAGTCGCGTCGTGAATAGGTAGGCTTACAAAATAAACCATAGACAATATAAACGTAACTCTGACGAgtcctcagaacaataacttaTTGTTCTGAGGACGAGTCTGACGGCCatgataaaaaagttaattGTCAACATGTCGGACAAGTGAGTGGTATTTTCCTCATCATTTTATTCgcttttaagttattttcagtaTAATTTCATAGTAAATCttactattttgttaaatgCGACGTTTTTCTACATAATTGTccaataaattcatattttccAAGTGTGTCTGTACAAGAAAGTGCGTTTCCGTGGTGTTTTCCATGCGTTGCGTCTAACAAAAGtgcttatttattttcagtgaaGATTTGTTAGGTGACGATTTAGGCGATCACAGCCTTGCAGACTACAACCTTGGCAATGAGGAGGAGGATCAGCTTTTGGCTGACGACTATGACAGTGGAGCGTCACAAAATGTCCCTACTTCTGTCCATTCTCTTCCTGCTTATTCCGAATCAGTTGATACGACGCCTTCGGAGTACCCTAGACATGAAGTCCAGTATAACACCCAGGTATgacttattcttcttctcaaCAGTAACAATGTCAACAAGGCTATTCAATTTCAGTAGTTTCCTTGAATTTCACAATAAAGCGCAAcacatatttgttatttgtttgtcTTATATAGGATTGTTTGTTGAAATCTTCCAGGAAAATTGGtgtcaataataattttatatttcctaGGCTATTAGTCAATCTTCAATAAAACatgtattattaaatatttaattataagacattattattatcaccAAAATGGGAAATTCAAACAGGTTACTGAAatgctttttacgaaatgtcaaaacgaaagttttctttggagtttgtattgAAATACTGTCCTGCGATGTCATccataaaagcggtcaaacatcttactcattgttatttaattcaaaaacaagtcgaaaaggaaaataagattgatttttgatcatct
This window harbors:
- the LOC126377361 gene encoding uncharacterized protein LOC126377361 isoform X1; the protein is MMEDDGEIEYLDEDENLVQQYVQNLQSLPVIEYVRSVDDIQNQIDPLLVERKIVESKRKHRSDEDSDYVPGEDLPQRKKRKLPTKRTQYTLKPVASKSMYYVNHNTAHTNKTYVEKLKNLPNLTVKKQDVARKYERRFLIKEKRPGPPQKKPTPLYSIVERKKLDIKIPDYDDPLCLPVKAIKKDDNDLRRLRNWNNLCLDQFKKCDGSLRVDKGTVVSSTKTIVLRNVKNKTTGKIDTTIWGKSTTENENGEKKTETFSSILPKYREKKMLGSYQLLPGHPKYNKHVCEAILTKEDQKDGDILVVYKPKEAVSAVYRMLGGQNSEDMEYEEDETKEKRVLKEVACCKVCAPCFQASWRGVRRKTDQDGVKCHMCSRNFVSVYNLLTHLKTNHTPQDVRKNRGIISRTLASVVGYHYKCRVCQEQFLSIKSLRKHVTKHQGVEIFKCEVGNHMAS
- the LOC126377361 gene encoding uncharacterized protein LOC126377361 isoform X2 codes for the protein MMEDDGEIEYLDEDENLVQQYVQNLQSLPVIEYVRSVDDIQNQIDPLLVERKIVESKRKHRSDEDSDYVPGEDLPQRKKRKLPTKRTQYTLKPVASKSMYYVNHNTAHTNKTYVEKLKNLPNLTVKKQDVARKYERRFLIKEKRPGPPQKKPTPLYSIVERKKLDIKIPDYDDPLCLPVKAIKKDDNDLRRLRNWNNLCLDQFKKCDGSLRVDKGTVVSSTKTIVLRNVKNKTTGKIDTTIWGKSTTENENGEKKTETFSSILPKYREKKMLGSYQLLPGHPKYNKHVCEAILTKEDQKDGDILVVYKPKEAVSAVYRMLGGQNSEDMEYEEDETKEKRVLKEVACCKVCAPCFQASWRGVRRKTDQDGVKCHMCSRNFVSVYNLLTHLKTNHTPQDVRKNRGIISRTLASAWKSSNVKWVITWRADRLCKTET